TCTGCGCCCGCTCGAAGCTCACGTAGGGATCGTTCCCGCTGACGACGACCAGGGCCGGAAAGGGCAGCGGGTCGAGCGGCACGGGGGCGAGCCGGAGGACGGCGGGGGCCAGGTTTGCCATGTCGGACTGCTCGGCATCGGTCGGGCTGACGAGCAGGGCACCCTTCACCCGCTCGTTCCCGCCGTACAGCCGAGCCCAGTGGACGATGGTGAGCACCCCACATGAGTGCCCGACGAGGACGAGGTCGCTGGGCGTCGCCTCGATGACCTGCTGAAGGCGGGCCGCCCAAGCCCCCGGTGTTGGCGTCTCCGGGTCGTCCTGCCGCACGCGAGCCGCACCAAACTGCTGGGTCCAGCGCGTCTGCCAGTGGTCCGGGCCGCTGTCGCCGAGGCCGGGGACGATCACGAGGGTGGGGGTCATGGGTTCAGGATAAGCCTGTTGCCGGACGTTTCGGGGGCCACTCGCCGCGATCATTGGGGAGATGCACAACGCAGAGTTTCACCATCCCCGACTGGTCCAGGTGTACGACGCGCAGTGTCGCTGGGGCGCCGATGATGACTTCTTTCTCTCGCTGGCAGAGGGGATATCACACGCCCGCATCCTTGACCTGGGCTGCGGCACGGGTCGGCTGACAGTGGCTCTTGCCTCAGCCGGACACGCGGTCACGGGCCTAGACCCTGCGCACGCCTCCCTGCAAGCCGCGCAGCGTAAGCCTGGCGCGGAGAAAGTGACATGGATCGCAGGCAAAGCCGCCGACGCCCCCACAGCCGCTTTCGATCTCGCCCTGATGACCAGCCATGTCGCTCAATTCCTGATGGGTGACGGCGAATGGGCCGACGCTCTCGCCAATCTTCACCGTGCCCTGGCCCCCGGTGGCCGCCTCGTCTTTGATACCCGCGATCCACAAAACCGCGTGTGGGAAGTCTGGGCTGCGGACCCCAGCAAGGACCACTACCGCCTGCCGGATGAGTCAGGCGTGGAAGTCTGGACCGAGGTTACCAAGGTGGAGGAAGGTGAACCAAGCGGGCCTCTCGTCACTTTCGTTCATCACTACACCTTCACGGACTCCCCAGAGGAACTCCTTTCACGCTCCACCCTCTGCTTCCGACCTGAAAAAACGCTGCGCTCGTCGCTGGAAGCTGCCGGGTTTGAAATCGAACACATCTTCGGCGGATGGCACCGTGAACCCGCCGGGCAGGGGGACGGCGAGTTGATTGTGGTGGCGCGGGCCAAATAGAAAAACCCCGCCGAAGCGGGGCCTGGGGCACGTCTGGAATCAGACGAGTTCGATCAGCGCCATGGTGACGCCGTCGCCGCGGCGGGTGCCGATGCGCAGGATGCGGGTGTAGCCGCCCTGGCGCTCGGCGTAACGGGGGGCGACCTCGTCCATCACCTTGCGGACCACGTCGTTGTCGTGGATGTCGCGGGCGACGAGGCGGCGGGCGTGCAGATCGCCGCCCTTGGCGGTGGTGATCAGCTTCTCAACGTAGGGGCGCAGCTCCTTGGCCTTCGTGAGGGTCGTCTGGATGCGGCCCTCGCGCAGCAGCGCGGTCGCCTGGGCGCGGGCCAGGGCGACGCGGGCGCTGCTGTTGCGGTTGAGCTTGCGACCGGCTTTGCCGTGACGCATGGGGGTCTCCTTGGGGGGCGCAGGCGCGGGCGAGGCTCACCCGCGCGCTGGGGTTAGTCTCTCAGGGCCAGGCCGAACTGGGCGAGCTGCTGCTTGATCTCGTCCAGGCTTCTCTCGCCGATGCCGGGGACCTTTTTCAGGTCGCGGTCGGACAGGGCGCACAGGGCGTCCACACTGTCGATGCCTTCCTCCTTGAGGGAGTGCAGCACGCGGGTGGTCAGGCCCAGGCCCTCCAGCGTCACGCGCGGCGTGTCGAGGTCGGCGGGGTACGGCTGGGGGTTGATGCTGAGTTCGGGCTGGCGCGGTAGGTCGTACCCGCTGGCGATGGACGCGGCGGGCGTGTACACCGGCTGCTGCACCTCGGGGGCGAGGGTGGGCAGCGTCTCCACGTTCCCGAACACGGTCAGCTCGTCGCGCAGAATCTCGACGGCCTTGTCGAGCGTCTCCTGTGGGCCGATGCTGCCGTCGGTCCAGACGCGCAGGATCAGGCGGTCCAGATCGGTCTGCTGACCCACGCGGGTGTTCTCCACGTGGTAGGCGACCCGCCGGACCGGCGAGAACACGGCGTCCACCGGGATCGAGTTGATGCGGTCCTTGGTGGCGTGCTTGTCGGCGGGGACGTACCCCTCGCCCTCCTCGACGCGCACCTCCATCACCAGCTTGCCGTCCTCGGCGAGCGTGGCGATGACGAGGTCGGGGTTGACGATCTCGGCGTCCGAGGGCACCTCGAAGGCGCTCGCCCGCACCACACCCTCCCCCTGAGCGCGCAGGGTCAGGGTCTTGGGGCCGGGGGCGTGGAACTTCACGACGAGTTCCTTGAGGTTCAGGATCAGCCGGATAACGTCTTCCTTGACGCCGGGGATGGTGGAGAACTCGTGGAGGACGTCCTCGATGTACACGCTCGTCACGGCCGTGCCCGGAATCGAGGACATCAGGATGCGCCGGATAGGATTCCCGATGGTGACGCCGTAGCCACGCGTGAGCGGTTCGAGCACAAACTCGCCGTAATCACCGTCGACGCGGGCCTTGAGTTGAGGGCGCTTTTGGTCCACTGGGGCCTCCGTTAACGCGAGTAGTACTCGATGATGAAGTTCTCGTTGATCGGCAGCGCCAGATCCTCGCGCGCGGGCAGGCGCACGAACGTGCCGCTAAAGGTGTCGGGGTTCAGCTCGATCCAGGGGCTCACGCGGCGGCGCTTCTGCGCCTCCATGTTCTCCTGGATAAAGCCCATCTGGCGGCTCTTCTCGGCGACCGTGATCTCGTCGCCGATCTTCACGCGGTACGAGGGGATGTCCACCTTCTTGCCGTTCACCAGCACGTGCCCGTGGCCGACGAATTGCCGGGCCTGGCGGCGGGTGCTGGCAAAGCCCATGCGGAAGACGACGTTGTCCAGGCGGCGCTCCAGCAGTTGCAGGAACACCGTGCCGGTCACGCCGGGCACGTTCGCCGCCTCCTCGAAGAGGTTGCGGAACTGCTTCTCGTTCATGCCGTACAGGCGGGCGAGCTTCTGCTTTTCCCGCAGGCGCACGCTGTAGTCGCTGGGGCGGCCGCGGCCCCGGCGCTGGCCGTGCTGGCCGGGCGCGTAGGGGCGCTTGTCGAGATACTTCTGGACTTTCTCAGTCTCCGCCAGGTTGATGCCCTCGCGGCGGCTGAGCTTGGTGATGGAACCACGGAAACGACCCATGTGTTAACTCTCCTTGCGGTGCGCGCCGACTGGGGCACGGCACCGGGTCTGCGGCCCTCTGGTGCCCGCCTCCTCGCCGGTGGTGCGGCTCTCTCACGGGGAGGTGGGGCGGAAGCGGGACAGGTGGGCGCGCGCAGTGCGCTTTAGGCGCGGAACTTCTTCTTGGGGCGGCAGCCGTTGTGGGGCACGGGGCTGTCGTCCATGATGGACTTCACTTCGATGCCGCTGGCCTGGATCGCGCGGATCGCCTGCTCGCGGCCCGAGCCGGTGCCGCGCACGATCACGTCCACGACGTTCATGCCGAAGGTCTGCTGGGCCTTTTTCACCGCGTCGGCGGCGGCGAGCTGG
The genomic region above belongs to Deinococcus aerius and contains:
- a CDS encoding RBBP9/YdeN family alpha/beta hydrolase; the protein is MTPTLVIVPGLGDSGPDHWQTRWTQQFGAARVRQDDPETPTPGAWAARLQQVIEATPSDLVLVGHSCGVLTIVHWARLYGGNERVKGALLVSPTDAEQSDMANLAPAVLRLAPVPLDPLPFPALVVVSGNDPYVSFERAQTFAEAWGAEFITAGEAGHINVASGHGEWPEGEVLLSEVLHAWTPPEITRF
- a CDS encoding class I SAM-dependent methyltransferase, coding for MYDAQCRWGADDDFFLSLAEGISHARILDLGCGTGRLTVALASAGHAVTGLDPAHASLQAAQRKPGAEKVTWIAGKAADAPTAAFDLALMTSHVAQFLMGDGEWADALANLHRALAPGGRLVFDTRDPQNRVWEVWAADPSKDHYRLPDESGVEVWTEVTKVEEGEPSGPLVTFVHHYTFTDSPEELLSRSTLCFRPEKTLRSSLEAAGFEIEHIFGGWHREPAGQGDGELIVVARAK
- the rplQ gene encoding 50S ribosomal protein L17; the encoded protein is MRHGKAGRKLNRNSSARVALARAQATALLREGRIQTTLTKAKELRPYVEKLITTAKGGDLHARRLVARDIHDNDVVRKVMDEVAPRYAERQGGYTRILRIGTRRGDGVTMALIELV
- a CDS encoding DNA-directed RNA polymerase subunit alpha; the protein is MDQKRPQLKARVDGDYGEFVLEPLTRGYGVTIGNPIRRILMSSIPGTAVTSVYIEDVLHEFSTIPGVKEDVIRLILNLKELVVKFHAPGPKTLTLRAQGEGVVRASAFEVPSDAEIVNPDLVIATLAEDGKLVMEVRVEEGEGYVPADKHATKDRINSIPVDAVFSPVRRVAYHVENTRVGQQTDLDRLILRVWTDGSIGPQETLDKAVEILRDELTVFGNVETLPTLAPEVQQPVYTPAASIASGYDLPRQPELSINPQPYPADLDTPRVTLEGLGLTTRVLHSLKEEGIDSVDALCALSDRDLKKVPGIGERSLDEIKQQLAQFGLALRD
- the rpsD gene encoding 30S ribosomal protein S4, which translates into the protein MGRFRGSITKLSRREGINLAETEKVQKYLDKRPYAPGQHGQRRGRGRPSDYSVRLREKQKLARLYGMNEKQFRNLFEEAANVPGVTGTVFLQLLERRLDNVVFRMGFASTRRQARQFVGHGHVLVNGKKVDIPSYRVKIGDEITVAEKSRQMGFIQENMEAQKRRRVSPWIELNPDTFSGTFVRLPAREDLALPINENFIIEYYSR
- the rpsK gene encoding 30S ribosomal protein S11, giving the protein MAKPTKGKAPRRARRNISAGRAYVHASYNNTIVTITDLDGNSVAWSSGGTIGYKGSKKGTPYAAQLAAADAVKKAQQTFGMNVVDVIVRGTGSGREQAIRAIQASGIEVKSIMDDSPVPHNGCRPKKKFRA